The Elaeis guineensis isolate ETL-2024a chromosome 14, EG11, whole genome shotgun sequence genome has a segment encoding these proteins:
- the LOC105057086 gene encoding fasciclin-like arabinogalactan protein 12 has product MEHITIYASTLLFLLLTTQTLAQPAAAPAPPGPTNITKILEKAGQFTTLIRLLKSTQVGDQINNQLNDSNSGLTVFAPTDNAFSSLSSGTLNSLTDQQKVALIQFHVLPSFISMSQFQTVSNPLRTQAGDVTNGQFPLNVTTAGNTVNITTGIDNTTVSNTIYSDNQLAVYQVDQVLLPLEIFRPQAPAPAPSKPKKKKAAPIAEGPSSTSKDSTSAAVTLNWSLSAAAIAFAAAVISLWWSL; this is encoded by the coding sequence ATGGAACATATCACCATCTATGCCAGTACCCTGCTCTTTCTTCTCCTCACCACTCAAACTTTAGCCCAGCCTGCAGCAGCTCCAGCTCCACCAGGCCCAACAAACATCACCAAAATACTTGAGAAGGCAGGGCAGTTTACTACACTCATTCGGCTGCTTAAGAGCACCCAGGTTGGTGACCAGATCAACAACCAGCTGAACGACTCCAACTCCGGCCTCACTGTTTTCGCACCCACTGACAATGCCTTCTCCAGCCTTTCTTCAGGCACTCTCAACTCCCTCACCGACCAGCAGAAGGTTGCACTGATCCAGTTCCATGTACTTCCTTCCTTCATCTCGATGTCTCAGTTCCAAACAGTGAGCAACCCGCTCCGAACACAGGCAGGCGATGTAACCAATGGGCAGTTCCCACTCAATGTGACAACCGCAGGGAACACGGTGAACATAACAACAGGGATTGACAACACCACGGTGTCCAACACCATCTACTCAGATAACCAGCTGGCTGTGTACCAAGTTGATCAGGTGCTCCTCCCATTGGAAATCTTCAGACCCCAAGCCCCCGCTCCTGCGCCTTCCAAACCTAAAAAGAAAAAGGCCGCTCCTATCGCTGAAGGGCCTTCCAGCACTTCAAAAGactcgacctctgctgctgtcaCTTTGAATTGGAGTCTATCTGCAGCTGCCATTGCCTTTGCAGCTGCTGTGATTTCTCTCTGGTGGAGTCTCTGA
- the LOC105057085 gene encoding dnaJ protein P58IPK homolog B, with amino-acid sequence MAAGFSGSGGLVVVPLLVFYLSCSSQPPFVSGQESQQDDAVSLLKRASDMIKVKQYTDAHRLLSAAIEANPNLSEAYSQRASVLRHLCRFEESEKNYKKFLELKPGTSSMEKELSQLLQAQSALDSAYNYFESGDFSKALDYIDKIVLVFSPGCLRAKILKVKLLLALKDYSSAISETGYILKQDEDNLEALLLRGRAYYYLSDHDVATRHFQKGLRLDPEHSELKKAYFGLKNLLKKTKSAEDNAAMGKLRLAVEDFKAALAMDPSHSAYNVHLHLGLCKVLVQLGRGKDAIKSCTDALEIDGELVEALVQRGEAKLITEDWEGAVEDLKIAAQKSPQDMSIREALLRAEKSLKLSKRKDWYKILGVPRTASVAEIKRAYKKLALQWHPDKNVDNREAAEAQFREIAAAYEVLGDEEKRTRYDRGEDVDDMGMGMGGGGFNPFAGGGQQFTFHFEGGFPGGGFPGGGFPGGFEFNF; translated from the exons ATGGCGGCGGGGTTCTCCGGCTCCGGGGGACTGGTCGTCGTGCCTCTTCTAGTGTTCTACTTGTCCTGTTCCTCCCAACCGCCGTTCGTCTCTGGCCAAG AAAGCCAACAAGATGATGCTGTTAGTTTATTGAAAAGAGCTTCTGACATGATAAAGGTGAAGCAGTATACTGATGCGCATAGACTTCTCAGTGCTGCAATAGAAGCAAATCCAAATCTTTCGGAAGCTTATTCACAGCGTGCATCTGTTCTTCGTCACTTATGCAG ATTTGAGGAATCTGAGAAAAACTATAAAAAATTTCTAGAGCTAAAACCTGGGACGTCTTCAATGGAGAAGGAGCTCTCTCAATTATTGCAGGCCCAAAGTGCACTGGACTCGGCATACAATTATTTTGAGTCTGGTGATTTTTCAAAGGCTTTGGATTATATTGACAAAATTGTCCTCGTCTTTTCTCCAGGATGCTTACGG GCAAAAATTCTCAAGGTGAAATTGTTGTTAGCACTGAAAGACTACTCAAGTGCTATTTCAGAGACTGGATACATACTTAAACAAGATGAAGATAATTTGGAGGCACTGCTGCTTCGTGGTCGTGCTTATTATTATCTCTCAGACCATGATGTTGCTACAAG GCACTTTCAGAAGGGACTCCGTCTAGATCCAGAACATAGTGAACTGAAGAAAGCATATTTTGGATTAAAAAATCTCCTAAAGAAGACCAAGAGT GCAGAAGACAATGCTGCAATGGGCAAGCTACGATTGGCTGTTGAGGATTTCAAGGCTGCCCTTGCAATGGACCCCAGTCACAGTGCTTATAATGTACATCTTCACCTTGGTTTATGTAAGGTCTTGGTTCAACTTGGCAGAGGAAAAGATGCTATCAAAAGTTGCACAGATGCACTTGAGATTGATGGAGAGCTTGTTGAAGCATTGGTTCAG CGAGGTGAGGCTAAACTTATAACAGAAGATTGGGAGGGAGCTgtagaagatttaaaaatagCTGCTCAAAAGTCTCCACAG GATATGAGTATTCGAGAAGCACTTTTGAGGGCTGAAAAATCACTGAAGTTAAGCAAACGCAAGGACTGGTACAAAATCCTGGGGGTTCCAAGAACTGCATCTGTTGCAGAGATTAAACGGGCCTACAAGAAACTTGCTTTACAGTGGCATCCAGATAAGAATGTTGATAACAGAGAGGCAGCAGAGGCCCAGTTTCGAGAAATTGCTGCTGCCTATGag GTACTTGGTGATGAAGAGAAACGTACAAGATATGACCGAGGTGAGGATGTAGATGACATGGGTATGGGAATGGGAGGTGGAGGTTTTAACCCTTTTGCTGGTGGAGGACAACAATTCACTTTTCACTTTGAAGGTGGATTCCCAGGTGGAGGATTCCCTGGGGGTGGTTTTCCTGGAGGATTTGAGTTCAATTTTTGA
- the LOC105057084 gene encoding uncharacterized protein — MARGSSQSQASSNAGGARPITVGPRGSAAAAAGMRRRRLGVGGGGGGASAGGFSGGGSNMLRFYTDDVPGLKMTPTVVLVMSLCFIGFVTALHVFGKLYRYRSTATGGS; from the coding sequence ATGGCGAGGGGTAGTTCGCAGTCGCAGGCTTCGTCAAACGCGGGGGGTGCGCGGCCGATCACGGTGGGTCCGCGGGGGTCGGCGGCGGCGGCTGCGGGGATGCGGAGGAGGCGGCTGGGGGTCGGCGGCGGCGGGGGAGGGGCCTCCGCAGGTGGGTTCTCCGGCGGAGGGAGCAACATGCTGAGGTTCTACACCGATGACGTCCCGGGGCTCAAGATGACGCCCACGGTCGTGCTGGTGATGAGTCTCTGCTTCATCGGCTTCGTCACAGCTCTCCATGTCTTCGGCAAGCTCTACCGCTATCGATCCACCGCCACCGGTGGTTCTTGA